One Bythopirellula goksoeyrii genomic window, ACTCGTGAATCCGCAAGGATTGGTTGATGTGACGAGTTCATGGATGAAAACACTGTTAGTCCTCGGCATGACGCCACAATTGCCTCTTTATCCCTCGGCACCACCCATTGCACTTACACTTGCGAGTGATCAACTCGGCTGGCAGGGAGAGGTTGTTTTTCCCGAAGAATCTGTCAAGGGATTAGCGGGCTTTGTAGCCGAACTCAAGAAGATTTTCGGTCAGTGAGCCAACTCAAGTCGGGCGCCGCGAATCCAGACTGATTGCGGGCTTGCGTCAGAATGCAAGAGTACCTCGTAGGGGTCGACATCAGCGGGGCAGGGAACAGCGATCATGTCGAGCCATTTACCCGGTGTGAGTGAACCTGTGTCTGCGGAAAGCCCTAGTGCTTCAGCGCCACTGAGAGTGCCGAGTTGAAGGATCGTTGCAGCGGGTATCGTCGGATATTGTTCGGCAATCCAGCGTAACTCGCTGAGCAGACTGAGATCAGGATTCGACGCCCGGCTGTCAGTCCCTACAGCGACCCGCACGCCGGTGGCCAACATCCGCTCAAGCGGATAAGGTTCATGGTCGAAATATGCATGGGTTCGCGGGCAATAGACTAGAGACATATGCCGGCACTGTTGAGCGAGGAATCCAATTTCTCCGTCGGTTAGATAGTTTCCATGTATCACCAAGGCTCGGGGGGCCTCGGCTAGGATCCGCAGATAATCCATTGGCTTACTACCGGGGGCGATCGCATCGGGATCCCACATGCTGCGATCCGCCAACAACTGTTGAAATGGCCCGCTGCCCGAAGAGAGAAGTTCCAACTCTTCGCGGGATTCAGCCAGGTGCATTGCCACTGGCAACTCGAGTTCACAAGCTGTTTCTACCAGTTGCCTGAGCAACTCGGGATGAACTGTATAAGGAGCATGCGGACTAAGCCCGACGCGGCAGAGAGTCTCGCAGGCCAAACTACGTTGTAGACGTTGTCGAATGTCGTGAAGAATAGAATGAGTTCGTCCGGCGGAGAAACCGATCACTTCCTCGAATGCCAACAGGTTTGAGCCTCGATACTCACCGAATGCTGTAGGGCTTGAGGTCGCAATCTCGCCGAGTGTGGTTACACCAACATTGAGAGATTCTGTGAGTCCAACCTGAATTGCCCTCGCGGTATCACGATCACCACGCTTGCGAGTGCCGATCACTTGGCGAATCCAATCGGAGAGCAACATAGCTGGTTTTCCCAGCGGTCTGGTACAGTCACTAAATTCCAAATGAATATGAGCGTTTACCAATCCCGGCAGCAAGATGACATCGCCGAGGTCTTCCGTTGGTCGTGTACTTACACTGGTTTGCTCAACAGTAATGATCTTGCCATCACAGACAGAAACCACTCCGTCGCGGAGAGGAGGGCCATCAACAGGCAAGACCCAACGAGATCGCAATGAATACGTGGACATGGTTTCTGGGCTCAAGATCACAGGGAGAGATGCGATCCCATTGTGCCGCCAACCAGCGCAAACCTCAAGCACCGACGAATTGTTTGTCGAGCCGTTCTTGGAACTGCTCTTCGTCAGTCCGGTGATATGGAATGCGATGGAGCCACCAGAGGATTGCAGCCGCGCCAAACAGACAAGCTAGCAACACCCAGTTCTGGAATAACCCTTGCCCGTCAGAACGCAGGATGAGATCGAGTACAGGATGAGTCTCTTTCCCCGGTTCGAGCATCTCAGCCAGCCTTGAAGTTAGAACAGTTAGGCTATTGTAGATCGCGTGAAACACAATGCAGGGCACGAGACTTCCCGTCTGAACAGCCAACAGGCCAATGACCAACCCAACTGCGGCGGCAGAAACTTTTTGCTGCAAGATGAAGTGTGCCATGCCAAAAGCAACTGCTGAAATGCTGATAGCCCACCACTTGTGTCCCAGATGCCGTAGACCGGAAAGTATGA contains:
- a CDS encoding amidohydrolase family protein, which gives rise to MSTYSLRSRWVLPVDGPPLRDGVVSVCDGKIITVEQTSVSTRPTEDLGDVILLPGLVNAHIHLEFSDCTRPLGKPAMLLSDWIRQVIGTRKRGDRDTARAIQVGLTESLNVGVTTLGEIATSSPTAFGEYRGSNLLAFEEVIGFSAGRTHSILHDIRQRLQRSLACETLCRVGLSPHAPYTVHPELLRQLVETACELELPVAMHLAESREELELLSSGSGPFQQLLADRSMWDPDAIAPGSKPMDYLRILAEAPRALVIHGNYLTDGEIGFLAQQCRHMSLVYCPRTHAYFDHEPYPLERMLATGVRVAVGTDSRASNPDLSLLSELRWIAEQYPTIPAATILQLGTLSGAEALGLSADTGSLTPGKWLDMIAVPCPADVDPYEVLLHSDASPQSVWIRGARLELAH